DNA sequence from the Thunnus albacares chromosome 22, fThuAlb1.1, whole genome shotgun sequence genome:
TGtgtgaatacaaaaaaaaggattttctGTTAGCATTTGCttaatttctgacatttattaAAAGACAAGTGTTATtctactgttgctgctgtttgcacTTAATATTTCCTGCATCTGGTTAACAGATTAAAAGCTCTACAGAGGTTTAGAGAACATCACTTGTCTTTGATGGAAAGGCGTATCCAGCTGCAGCTGATGTTCTTTGTGAGTCACCAGGAAGCTTCCTGAGTCATGACAACCACCAGGAAACCACCACACTGAAAATATACCATGGGATCATTTTTGACCCACAAAGTAGAGctgaactattttgatattggATCATTCATTGTAGTGAATCCTTTCAGAAATTCTCTAATTCCAGCCTCTagattgtgaggatttgctctttttctttacaaatgtgacagtaaattgaatatctttgtattGTGGACTGCTGGTGGCACAAAATAGGACATTTGACAACGTCACCTTAGGCTTTAGGAAATGTGTCAGGTAATTTTCACggtattgacattttttttcctaattgAACAAATAATCGGTatattaatagataatgaaaataatcactagcTGCAAACAACAAAGCTTCCAAAGAACTACTCACCTACAACTAGGTTGTTCTAACAGATTTGTCTGAGCTTTTCTGCTATGAAAGTTACTACAAAACATTAAGTTCTCCAACATGTTGGTGTATAACCAGAAAGGCAacaattttgtacttttactttttctaaGTGAGTTGTGATCTGAGTTTCCGACTTTGGTGACCCCCCAGTGCGAGCATCTAAAAAGACACTGTGGCagacaataaacacaacatcCCCCATCAACCCTGAATACACTGAGATCAATGGGCTATAAGgaacacatatactgtacaatttttcactaaaatggtcttatttttctacaaatataaatcacacattttctACAGATATCTGTCTCGAAGGTATTTGGCTGTAGAAGCTGAATTTTGAGAATTAGTAGCAGCAGACATTAAACAAGTTTTCATCTCctcaagaagaaaaatgtgaacTGACTTACCGGAGTCATGATATTTCTTGCATAAAACGGCAATTAGTGCACTTAAGCCACAGAGAAATGTGGTCACTAGCACAGCGATGCTGGTGGTTAAAGTGCAGGACCTCGTGCAGTCAGCTGAAATGATGATATGATAATGAGATGAGATCACGCTGACATACGTACATTACCTGTATTACATACAGAAGTGCATTTTTGATATGTCATGAATATCATCACCTAGATAATCTGTGGTCAGATTATTTTTAGCTGCTTTCTGTCATGCACTGCATGTTTTTTCAGTCCCTGCAATTTTACCAAACTAAGAATTAACAACTAACATCTACAAATGTTACACTTATAAGTCAGTGGACTCTCCTCCCCAAATTTATGAATTAGAAAGTTACCCGATGAAGGCCTCAAGCCGTAACGCACTGGTCTAATAATGAATTTGCTCCATATACTCAAAGTTTTGCTGGAGTTTTGATCTCTTTAGACTTTTTTCCCTGCTccatgcaccttggaagtaggtgaagttgtgccagaaacccCTACTCTGCTTCTGAATCAGAAAGTGAGTCAGTACCATGAGTGACATGAGATGTATTCCAAAGAAATGGGGAGAATTAGACagtcaaatacaaatattttaagtaatacatttacattttttcatttggaAAATGCTTTTGTCCAAAACGACATTATCTTGGCCTGAATAATCtcagtactgtatgttattaACCACCAAATTACTGGAATAAATGTCAATCTTTCAAGAGTGTTAGAACATGCATTAATGACCAAAATACCTCACCAAATCTATTTTTTAGCATTTAGAATATAGATATTCAGAACAATGACTGTGcaactttttctgtctttttctaaCAAATTGCTTTTGGTAACCAGTACAGATATGGCCAAATTGGACAAAAATTATGATTGTCATGAAGAAAATGTCCAGTAAtgccagaaataaaaaaataatttaatctatTTACCAGATATGGTATATTGAATATTTCCTTATTCTTATAGCTAATCTGTATGTAGGTGGCAGAACGGCAGGAAGGGTTTAAGCAAAAACGTGAATTAAGGTCTTAGTTTATCTAGTTGATACAGGTGGGTTGTTACACCAGCACACCTGGTATGTGGATCTCCATGTCTCTGGTCTGGTTTATCTCCGGCTGGTGAACTCTGCAGGTGACCCTGTGATGAAAAGACATGAGACAAAATTTTAGTCTATTGGTGTGGAGTTTTCCGATAGTCTCGCTGTGCtgtgaaataatattttataacattttaatattatgaaaagcttcttttttggaacccttttttttttttagcaatatGACACACAATAAAACCAACATTCATGGTAGTGTAGACCTTCACTCTAGCCCACATTAACTATGTTCCTAGCTTAGTTGCAATAAGCACAAGAGGAGCTGCATTATCAATGCAGACATCACACtgacaaaacatctgtttttatcCACACCAGCTGCGGGGCTCAAGGGAAGGTGAtatttgtcagtttgtcagttGGTTCATCACCAGTTGGTCCACATGTATTTTAAGAGGCTTGTGGGGTAggttttagctttttaaaaaaaaactaaggtCTGTGTGCCAAAGTCACTTAATGTGTTTTACCAGGCTGTAAGACAAATTTCTCTTTGGggacaataaagttaaagttgAAAGTTGAAGCTGaaacatggctgtagactcttaaggCTAAAACCCACTATAGTTCAgtctcattcattttctatgggACACGAGCAAAACGCTTTGCAAGGTAGGTATTGTGGGATTCCACAATGACTTGCAACACATGACTGACCAGTGCCAGCAAAAAAGGGCAGCCTGGTCTCTATCTGCTAAATGACACcacttttcactttcaaattGCATGCCAAGTCCAATTTTGTGTGCAGGCTGTACATCAATCCTTCCCAGGCAAGTGACGTCTATATAAACTGACTTTTTATTTAAGGAGATTTATGGTTTAGGAGGAGGCAATGTGGGATGATTTGTTGACTTCCAGTAAATCTGATGCTATAAATTACTCTCCTCCTTTTAGAGTGCAAGAGCCTTTACAGCTGGAAATAGATTTTTGCCTTGAACAACCAAGAGATTGATTGCATTTTTTATTGATATCTTGATATCTTACCTTGGCTCAggtaaataaagtaaatgatAACTTAGAATGAACAACAGAACCAAATAAACATCTCTTGTAgaacataaaactgaaataaaacctgTTGGTAGTGGTCTGCACAGTCGCTCTCCTTGTGATGGTGAAAAATCCCCTGGAATCTGGATGTCTCTTTGGGTTTTCAGCACTGATGTTGTTTCCCTGATCATCAAGAAATGTTATCTCGGGCTCTTGCTGCCAGCGGTCCGCTTCACACTGCAGAGTCACTTCACCACACTCAGCCGAAACGACTGAGAGTTTTGGCTCAGAAACCGCAACTACAAAAACAAGAATTATACAATTATTATATGACCTTTGAACTTCCCAaccaatatttcaatatttggTCAAAAGAACTTAACAGATTCGCTCATACATTTCATGAGGGTGAAACAGGCCTcaagaaaagttaaaggaatacTTTGACAATTTGGGAAAGAAGTACTTCCTAAAATCTAAGACCTTTTCTTTGATGATAAACTACTCAAATGTACCTGACCACTAAAGTAACAAACTCTTTTCCATAACTGAAACGGGCAGTTTTTAGGAGACTATGATACAACTGCAAAGCCTATAAAAAgaactctataaataaagttgaccGGACATACCCACAAGGAGCTCCAGAGTTTTAACAACTGGTTGGGTCTTCCTCCAGAGCGTCATGCATCTGTATTTTCCGGCATCAGACAGCTGCACGTTGGAAATCCTCAGCGAGATGTTTCCTCTGTTCAATTCGCTCATGATGAGGTGTGTCCTGTACTGGAAGACTGGATTCTTCATCTCGTGGGTTTCACAGCCATCCCGGTACAGGAAGGTAATGTTTGGCTGAGCCAGACCTTCCTTGGACCACTCCACTGTTGGGAAGTCATCGCTGACAGGGATTTGGCAGGGTAGAAGGACTGTTTGGCCAGCGAAGGCTCGGATCTTCTCTGATACACTAGTTGCCAAAGCTTCTCCTAGAAagaataattaaacaaaaacaaaacacaaaacatgggAGTGTaggcaatattttatatttttcatattgtaaaaTCCTTGAAAAAGCCCAGAACCAATGGTGAATTGATCCaaagtattgtttgtgtatccaaagcctgatatatcttatcaatgagccacactgctgcactctgtgacatgtttattcattatgatgaacatcactgtagtttattttgactcaatcccaaaaacaccatcctgctgccagaaatactcactagagcaccaaatacAGTGTGTTAAACACAGtatgctaacaggctaaactatgatggtgaacatggttaaacatacctgctaaacatcagcatgttatcTTGTCTTTAtgagcttgttagcatgctgatgttagcatttaggtCAAAGTACCACTGTGTCAATGTGTTCAGCCTTATATGGCTGTAGACTATTTGTCTTGTTTGCTGAAGCACTAGCAGCACTAAAATATTGACTTAATTAAAGCATTAAGCTCAAACACATCCTATCATGGAATGTATCTTGGTATAACTTAAGCTGCACATCATTACTGGTAAAAATTAATTGCTGTTATTGTCTTTTGTCATTAAAAAGGGAATCATTTTGTAGAGAAGAAATAATTTAAAGAATACTGCAATGTAATCTACATGTGACAGTCAAAGCAAAACAAGGTCTGAGGAGgcctacactgtaaaaaattgCTGTGAAATCTACAGTAATTTACTGTTTCTACACAGTTaattactgtgaatatttttacagtatagcACTGTGTATTAGgcctaaaaacacagtaatcatGATGATACTGTAGAAATCACAGTAGTGAACacactactgtagaaaatcacagtaaccattatgttactgtagaaaatcacagccTCAACTTCAGCCCCAACCCTCAAATTTATGTAGCAGACTAATTAATTTAAACTTTAGTTTGAAATAATTATTCTTTTCATATGAATTCAAATATTTCAAGATGACCTTGTTTGTTCATGCTTCTGCAGGCTGTTACTTTCAGGTTTTAAATTTGTCTCAACGTTTATCAGGTCATAACCTTTCATACAGTCTATGTCATGACAGGCTGTCAGTGAAGTCGTGAGCTGATTGGTTGagccaaagaaaaacatctcatgatccctctgacatcatcagtgtgctgCTCCTGTCATTCtctcaaaatgtctttttggcCCCAGAGACAGCCAACTTGCTAGTAGCTCATACAGCTACAGCTCTAGATAGGTACTTGACTGtaaagataaatattaaatattaatgaattaaaGACATGCAGTTAAGGATTTTGTTGAATTTTCTGACTATTAATAAATTCAATTGGGAAAACTTAGCTTACCTCTGAAGAAAAGAAGCACAACTGTCTCTGGGGCCAAAAAGAAATTTTGAGAGAATGACAGGAGcagcacactgatgatgtcagagggctgtgattggttgattgcAATGTTGATCCAGGACCACAATGTGGATGTTGATCCAGGAACACGTTCTACTGCATGTATCAGCAATAATATTCCAATAAAATAATGCAATACTCTTAAACAGGCCATTCATTTTCATATCTGACAGCCAGTTACATTGGAAGGTTTTACACCTAAAATACTTTATCGATTGTCATAAATTAAACAACCCAAAAGCATATAACGTTATTAAAATGAACTCCACCTtactacagcattaaaaaagcTGCTTACAGGTTAATGTGTCAGTAATAATAAGCTAGATAAGTAAAACACTCACAGGGGCCTTATTTCTTTTGATACTTGAAGTACATATATCACATCCAAACCTTTTCTGAATACAGGACATCAATGCATTTTTGGTGAAggagtattttttcattgtagTACTACTTCTTTTACTTAACTAAAGGATCTTATTTGAACACTGAGTAGTAGTGGTGCAGTACTTTTAGCAGTTGTGGCACCACTTTGTATTAAGGCAGACTTTATAAATGGTGTATAAGTTGTGGTTgtattaaagctgcaatgattagtcgactAAATGATAACTTGTGAACTATTAAATCAatctccaactattttgataatcgattagcCTAATCGTTTTGCATTGctttttaagaaagaaatgtccaaatcctctcaaatatgaatattttctggtttctttagtcttctgtggcaataaactgaatatatttgggttgtggactgttggtcaggacaaaacaagacatttgaggacgttaTCATGGCCTTTAGGACACAGTGATCGACATGTGGCCCTAGGTTTTtattaacagtttttatttgttcattttttattacaactttttGGCACgacacaaacaacataaacaaaataaaacaataactaaaCCTCCATCTTTGGTTTTGTGTTACATCATGATCCTATATGCACATCTGCACCATCCTGGCCCATTATCAAGGTACTCATTACAGACCATGTTATCAGAGTTCTCATTATAGACCACATTATCAAGGTACTCCTTTCAGTTTTGCTAGCTGTCAGATAAAATGAGGGAAGT
Encoded proteins:
- the LOC122973989 gene encoding butyrophilin subfamily 1 member A1-like isoform X1, encoding MPALLFLAALLSFTGEALATSVSEKIRAFAGQTVLLPCQIPVSDDFPTVEWSKEGLAQPNITFLYRDGCETHEMKNPVFQYRTHLIMSELNRGNISLRISNVQLSDAGKYRCMTLWRKTQPVVKTLELLVVAVSEPKLSVVSAECGEVTLQCEADRWQQEPEITFLDDQGNNISAENPKRHPDSRGFFTITRRATVQTTTNRVTCRVHQPEINQTRDMEIHIPADCTRSCTLTTSIAVLVTTFLCGLSALIAVLCKKYHDSVGDQKLSVSAKSHFTGSDPQLDQADDIRNANIEQQRRIDELKSNLHEKDETIHQLTEELNDLRSRQGAVVSQQNQPTIDNGLSKSSLDAPKPNNVPPDHSPKASKFSHDNNPKPVASTNSNHPKSCNLPQSNDQKPGLLRQSGNPAPGPLHQRSSHNNSSPALLTNNAAGSSSSSSASTSEENCLVRSMSMSESRSKSARPKRRYTTSGALYNRYTILENLPE